In Agrobacterium sp. RAC06, a single window of DNA contains:
- a CDS encoding ABC transporter ATP-binding protein yields MAVAPLIEFRQISRIYGRGEATIRALDRVDLTIARHEFVAIMGPSGSGKSTAMNILGCLDVPTSGQYLFQGIDTTGFDRAQYTLLRRHMLGFVFQGFNLLARTSAVENVELPLVYRGMDARERRTRALTALSQVGLAGRENHTTQELSGGQQQRVAIARAIVTSPSVLLADEPTGNLDTKTSREIMELITGLNRDHGITVIMVTHEDDIAAYAKRTLRFVDGHIQSDTHAGAEVADVL; encoded by the coding sequence ATGGCAGTGGCTCCACTCATCGAATTTCGCCAGATCTCCCGCATCTATGGCCGCGGCGAAGCAACCATCCGCGCGCTGGACAGGGTCGACCTGACAATCGCACGGCATGAATTCGTCGCGATCATGGGCCCTTCCGGCTCGGGCAAATCGACCGCCATGAACATCCTCGGCTGCCTCGATGTGCCGACCTCCGGCCAGTACCTCTTTCAGGGCATCGACACGACGGGCTTCGACCGAGCGCAGTACACGTTGCTGCGCCGTCACATGCTGGGCTTTGTCTTCCAGGGTTTCAACCTGCTCGCCCGCACCTCGGCCGTCGAGAATGTCGAACTGCCTCTGGTCTATCGTGGCATGGATGCCCGTGAACGGCGAACCCGCGCCTTGACCGCGCTGTCGCAAGTCGGTCTGGCCGGCCGTGAGAACCACACGACCCAGGAACTGTCCGGCGGCCAGCAGCAACGTGTGGCCATTGCCCGGGCGATCGTCACCAGCCCATCCGTGCTCCTGGCCGACGAGCCGACCGGCAATCTCGACACGAAGACCAGCCGCGAGATCATGGAACTGATCACCGGCCTCAACCGTGACCACGGAATAACCGTCATCATGGTCACCCACGAAGACGATATTGCAGCCTATGCCAAGCGCACGCTGCGTTTCGTCGATGGCCATATCCAGTCCGACACCCATGCTGGAGCGGAGGTCGCCGATGTTCTTTGA
- a CDS encoding ABC transporter permease, producing the protein MFFETLKLALRAIRRNLLRSFLTVLGVVIGVAAVIAMVTIGNGTTAQVTAEISKLGTNLLFVRPGQFGPGRAATDAKKFTIRDLDAIREQIPGLRAVAAINQSSQTVVFSGQSRQTTIIGSGNDYLVAQNWELASGRSFLPSEERGGQAVCIIGETVRSRLFGSTPAVDQTIRVGNVACQVIGLLDKKGQSGMGSDQDDVVMMPLKVFQRRIGGSTDISSIMLSAEDGVSTAKVQADVERLLRERRKIIAGRDDDFTVNDMTQMAATLTGTTTLMTGLLGAVAAVSLLVGGIGIMNIMLVSVTERTPEIGIRLAIGAVERQVLMQFLVEAVTLSVFGGVVGIALGLGIAYTAVTLMSVPFVASPSIILLAFAFSAAIGMVFGYFPARRAAQMNPIDALRHE; encoded by the coding sequence ATGTTCTTTGAGACCCTGAAGCTCGCACTCCGCGCCATCCGCCGCAATCTGTTGCGCTCCTTCCTCACTGTGCTCGGCGTCGTCATCGGCGTCGCCGCCGTCATCGCGATGGTGACGATCGGCAACGGCACCACGGCTCAGGTCACGGCGGAAATCTCCAAGCTTGGCACCAACCTGCTCTTCGTCCGCCCCGGCCAATTCGGCCCCGGTCGCGCGGCAACCGATGCCAAGAAGTTCACCATCCGGGACCTCGACGCGATCCGCGAGCAGATCCCGGGCCTGCGCGCCGTGGCCGCCATCAACCAGTCCAGCCAGACGGTGGTTTTCAGCGGCCAGAGCCGGCAGACCACGATCATCGGCTCGGGTAACGATTATCTCGTGGCCCAGAACTGGGAACTCGCCTCCGGCCGTAGTTTCCTGCCATCCGAAGAGCGCGGCGGACAGGCCGTCTGCATCATCGGTGAGACGGTGCGCTCCAGGCTGTTCGGCTCGACCCCGGCCGTCGACCAGACCATCCGCGTCGGCAATGTCGCCTGCCAGGTGATCGGCCTTCTCGACAAGAAGGGGCAAAGCGGCATGGGCAGCGACCAGGATGATGTCGTGATGATGCCGCTCAAGGTCTTCCAGCGCCGCATCGGCGGCTCGACGGATATCTCCAGCATCATGCTCTCGGCCGAAGACGGCGTATCCACGGCAAAGGTGCAGGCCGATGTCGAACGCCTGCTGCGCGAGCGCCGCAAGATTATTGCTGGTCGCGACGATGATTTCACCGTCAACGACATGACCCAGATGGCAGCGACGCTCACCGGCACCACGACGCTGATGACGGGCCTGCTCGGTGCGGTCGCCGCCGTCTCGCTGCTCGTCGGCGGCATCGGCATCATGAACATCATGCTGGTGTCCGTCACCGAGCGAACGCCCGAGATCGGCATCAGGCTGGCGATTGGCGCAGTCGAGCGCCAGGTGCTGATGCAGTTCCTCGTCGAAGCGGTCACGCTGTCCGTCTTCGGCGGCGTGGTTGGCATCGCACTCGGCCTTGGCATTGCTTATACCGCCGTAACGCTGATGTCGGTCCCCTTTGTCGCGAGCCCCTCGATCATCCTGCTCGCCTTCGCTTTTTCGGCCGCCATCGGCATGGTCTTCGGCTATTTCCCCGCCCGCCGCGCCGCGCAGATGAACCCGATCGACGCGCTCCGCCACGAATGA
- a CDS encoding phosphodiester glycosidase family protein — translation MLIACLFLPSLALAACEDLIDGDARYLACRFDPARDEIRLHLASPEGQVYGGFASLRRQLWAERRVLTFAMNAGMYHDDLSPVGYFAEYGKVLKPAITGGGWGNFHLLPNGVFLMKDGEASVMETKAFVASGLTPDFGTQSGPMLVIDGRLHPRFLADSDSFKIRNGIGVDAEGQVHMVVSRVPVRFYDFARLFRDRLGCANALYLDGTISSVFIAEEKRMDRLFPMGPILSVSMPIPQ, via the coding sequence GTGCTTATTGCATGTTTGTTCCTGCCGTCGCTGGCGCTAGCGGCTTGCGAGGACCTCATCGACGGGGATGCCCGCTATCTTGCCTGCCGGTTCGATCCTGCACGCGACGAGATAAGGCTGCATCTGGCCTCACCCGAGGGGCAGGTCTATGGCGGGTTTGCGAGCCTAAGGCGCCAGCTTTGGGCAGAGCGGCGCGTGCTGACATTTGCGATGAATGCCGGCATGTATCACGACGATCTGTCGCCGGTCGGTTACTTCGCCGAATATGGCAAGGTGCTTAAACCCGCCATTACGGGCGGTGGATGGGGGAATTTTCACCTGCTGCCGAACGGTGTTTTTCTGATGAAGGACGGCGAGGCATCGGTGATGGAGACCAAGGCCTTCGTCGCCAGCGGACTGACACCCGACTTCGGCACGCAGTCCGGCCCGATGCTGGTCATCGATGGCAGACTGCATCCGCGGTTTCTGGCCGATAGCGACAGTTTCAAGATCCGCAACGGCATCGGCGTCGATGCCGAGGGGCAGGTGCACATGGTGGTGTCGCGGGTACCGGTACGGTTTTACGATTTCGCCCGCCTGTTTCGCGACAGGCTCGGTTGCGCAAACGCACTCTACCTCGACGGCACGATTTCAAGCGTGTTCATCGCCGAAGAAAAGCGGATGGACCGGCTGTTCCCCATGGGGCCGATCCTCTCGGTCAGCATGCCGATCCCGCAGTGA
- a CDS encoding GNAT family N-acetyltransferase — protein sequence MSCIEGQRLRLRAATADDAEARFSLGHSPDIVRMFGVSQADRRAMTREAAKAWAIGQSNDPYAWIIEVGGRLIGEIKLHTINTVDRRASMAIAIYDRQLLGKGFGSEAIRLLLHHAFTQLNLHRIAVRVLAYNERAIKAYQKCGFVVEGRERETAFVDGVWHDDLMMGILSKEYHR from the coding sequence ATGAGCTGCATAGAAGGCCAACGTCTCCGCCTGCGCGCCGCGACCGCAGATGATGCTGAAGCCCGCTTTTCGTTGGGGCACAGCCCGGACATTGTTCGAATGTTCGGGGTAAGCCAAGCAGATCGTAGAGCTATGACCCGGGAAGCGGCAAAAGCCTGGGCTATCGGCCAGTCGAATGACCCTTACGCCTGGATTATTGAAGTCGGTGGACGGTTAATCGGCGAAATCAAACTCCACACTATAAACACTGTTGATCGCCGGGCCTCCATGGCGATCGCGATCTATGACCGCCAGTTGCTCGGCAAGGGCTTTGGAAGCGAGGCAATCCGCCTGCTTTTGCACCATGCCTTCACGCAACTGAACCTTCACCGGATTGCAGTGCGTGTTCTTGCCTATAATGAGCGAGCCATAAAGGCCTACCAGAAGTGTGGATTTGTGGTTGAAGGACGAGAGCGAGAGACCGCGTTCGTCGACGGCGTCTGGCATGACGACCTGATGATGGGCATCCTTTCCAAGGAATATCATCGGTAG
- a CDS encoding trimethylamine methyltransferase family protein produces MDDITAEPGAGRRQRGEGRGAAARRASRSGGGAGPSMPYITRKIKTYEVLDEEGLELIERNADTVLEEIGIEFREDAEALELWRQAGADVKGERVHFPKGLCRELLKTAPSEFTWHARNPERSVQIGGNATVFAPVYGSPFVRDLEGVRRYATLEDFRNFVKLAYMAPSMHSSGGTVCEPVDIPVNKRHLDMVYSHIKYSDKPFMGSVTAPERAEDSVAMAKLVFGDEFVENNCVMLNLINANSPMVFDETMLGAAKVYARHGQASVISPFILSGAMSPVTVAGTLTQILAEVLAGASFTQLIRPGAPVLFGTFAASISMQSGAPTFGTPEPALVSYGAAQLARRMGLPFRTGGSLCASKVPDAQAAHESANTLNMTLLAGANFVLHAAGWLEGGLAACYEKFMIDQDQLGMMQKMAQGVDLTEDGQAMDAIREVGPGAHYLGCAHTQANFQTAFYRSALADNNSFEQWEIEGRKRIEDRANVLCRSWLDAYEAPALDPDIDEALLAFIASRKNSMPDAFT; encoded by the coding sequence ATGGACGACATCACGGCAGAACCGGGAGCAGGCCGCCGCCAACGCGGCGAAGGACGAGGGGCTGCGGCCCGCAGGGCATCGCGCAGCGGCGGCGGTGCCGGTCCGTCGATGCCCTATATCACCCGCAAGATCAAAACCTACGAGGTCCTCGACGAGGAAGGCCTGGAGCTGATCGAGCGCAATGCCGACACCGTTCTCGAAGAGATCGGCATCGAATTCCGTGAAGACGCAGAAGCGTTGGAGCTGTGGAGACAGGCTGGCGCCGACGTGAAGGGCGAACGCGTGCATTTCCCGAAGGGTTTGTGCCGCGAACTCTTGAAGACGGCCCCGTCGGAATTCACCTGGCATGCGCGCAATCCCGAGCGCAGCGTGCAGATCGGCGGCAATGCCACGGTGTTTGCGCCGGTCTATGGCTCGCCTTTCGTGCGCGATCTCGAAGGCGTTCGCCGTTATGCGACGCTCGAGGATTTCCGCAACTTCGTGAAGCTGGCCTATATGGCGCCATCGATGCATTCGTCGGGCGGCACGGTTTGCGAACCGGTCGACATTCCGGTGAACAAGCGTCACCTCGACATGGTCTACAGCCACATCAAATATTCCGACAAGCCGTTCATGGGCTCGGTCACGGCACCGGAACGGGCGGAAGATTCGGTGGCGATGGCCAAGCTCGTCTTCGGTGACGAGTTCGTCGAAAACAATTGCGTCATGCTGAACCTGATCAACGCCAACTCGCCGATGGTCTTCGACGAGACCATGCTCGGCGCGGCCAAGGTCTATGCCCGTCACGGTCAGGCCTCGGTCATCTCGCCCTTCATTCTGTCCGGCGCAATGAGCCCGGTCACGGTTGCGGGCACGCTGACGCAGATCCTGGCGGAAGTTCTGGCTGGTGCCTCGTTCACCCAGCTCATCCGTCCGGGTGCGCCGGTGCTGTTCGGGACGTTTGCCGCTTCGATCTCGATGCAGTCGGGTGCGCCGACCTTCGGTACGCCGGAGCCGGCACTGGTGTCCTATGGAGCTGCCCAGCTCGCGCGGCGCATGGGTCTGCCCTTCCGTACGGGCGGCTCGCTCTGTGCGTCGAAGGTTCCGGATGCGCAGGCAGCCCATGAGAGCGCCAATACGCTCAACATGACGTTGCTTGCCGGTGCCAATTTCGTCCTGCACGCGGCCGGCTGGCTCGAGGGTGGTCTTGCTGCCTGCTACGAGAAGTTCATGATCGACCAGGACCAGCTCGGCATGATGCAGAAGATGGCACAGGGCGTCGATCTGACCGAAGACGGTCAGGCGATGGATGCCATCCGCGAAGTGGGTCCGGGTGCGCACTATCTGGGCTGCGCCCATACGCAGGCGAATTTCCAGACGGCCTTCTACCGCTCGGCGCTCGCCGACAACAACTCTTTCGAGCAGTGGGAAATCGAAGGTCGCAAGCGGATCGAGGATCGCGCCAATGTGCTCTGCCGCTCCTGGCTCGACGCTTACGAGGCGCCGGCGCTCGATCCTGATATCGACGAGGCGCTGCTTGCTTTCATCGCAAGCCGCAAGAATTCGATGCCTGACGCCTTCACTTGA
- a CDS encoding 4Fe-4S dicluster domain-containing protein gives MSGPSFVVHSLEARFAAHGLAPRGLVHFGGQDEVPMLADGAPAKAALLIGVMGGAMWPHFERWRMAQADHGGADPLDRWSKLVIDQVAGEIEAEACYPSDPPYQPFQRWAMRAEGLKASPLGILIHPQFGLWHSYRGALLFRNWDEAQEERPVTGPQPCETCRDKPCLSTCPVGAISLDGFDVAACRAHLASPEGQGGCMASGCLARNACAVGDGHRYPDAQLKFHMQALTLTG, from the coding sequence ATGAGCGGCCCTTCATTCGTTGTGCACAGTCTCGAGGCGCGGTTCGCTGCGCATGGACTTGCGCCGCGCGGACTTGTTCACTTCGGAGGGCAAGACGAGGTGCCGATGCTTGCCGACGGCGCGCCGGCAAAGGCCGCTCTCCTGATCGGGGTCATGGGTGGTGCAATGTGGCCGCATTTCGAGCGCTGGCGGATGGCGCAAGCCGACCATGGTGGCGCCGATCCGCTCGACCGATGGTCAAAGCTGGTGATCGATCAGGTCGCAGGCGAGATCGAGGCGGAAGCGTGCTATCCGTCAGATCCGCCTTACCAACCCTTCCAGCGCTGGGCGATGCGGGCCGAGGGACTGAAAGCATCGCCGCTCGGGATCCTGATCCATCCGCAGTTCGGTCTCTGGCACAGCTATCGCGGGGCGCTTCTGTTTCGCAACTGGGACGAAGCACAGGAGGAACGGCCTGTGACCGGGCCGCAGCCCTGCGAGACCTGTCGCGACAAACCTTGCCTGTCGACATGCCCTGTCGGCGCCATCTCGCTGGACGGGTTCGATGTGGCGGCATGCCGCGCGCATCTGGCGAGCCCTGAAGGGCAGGGTGGTTGCATGGCGTCGGGTTGTCTCGCCCGCAATGCCTGTGCTGTCGGTGATGGGCACCGCTACCCGGACGCCCAGCTCAAGTTTCACATGCAGGCTCTGACGCTGACGGGATGA